The genomic region GGGTTCGATCAGTTTCACAACTCATTGTGCTGTAACTTAGGTGAGTATTCTAATTGCTCTTTGGCAATTGGGAGTTGAGAATTTTGAGATGGGAGAAAGCGCTCAAGGCTAGGACTCAGCTATATAGACAGGTTTACCACTCGTCTCTTCTTATCTGCAAAACCTACGATAGTGGCATAATCAGGCTGAATGAAAAAGGGGGGGCATTATGTAAATTTGACATTATCACAATCTTTTTCAATTGATCAAGATTCTGAAATTCCAGCCTAATAACAAACAGCAGGCAATCCTTAGTAAGCTTGTGAGTCAGTGATATGACTCAAATTTTACTACTCACTCTAAAAGACTAAAAGCCATAGCAAATTGGGCAGGGATGTACAATATTAGTAACCACTAAATCATAACTAGTTGAAAGGCAACGGTTTCTTCTGGCGACAATTTGCTTTGTGTTTAAAGTAACTATTACCGCATgtttaagaagcaaaaataaagtagtaagaagaggagagggaaaacaaCTCATTTCTAATTTGAGGCCTGGCTCCACAACCATATTTCTTAAGTTAAATTTTAAGTGCCCCCAAAAGGAGTTTTCTGGGGCGGTAGAAATGTTCTCTGCATTGGAGTGTGGATCACGTAGGTGCACAAAATCTACTGAACTCTTTACATTTAACTATCTTAAATTTTTacatcaatttaaagaaaaaaaattttggtagCTCACACCCTGAAAGTTATGTCTAGGAGGTACTTCCCCTGGAAATATAAACCTAGAattaaaatggttttgtttttaattctgtttaaTAAACACTGCAAAAATGGCAAGGACTGTAACAACAACAAGAAACTGGAAAATTACCAAAGATGTGTTTGAATTTGAACTGTGCTGTTTCATATGCCGTGAAAGTACCTCTAATCTAGTAGCTCACGCTAAAAACCAACTTTCCATGCTAAACCTTTAGAACATGAAAGTCCATTATTGTCTGTACCAAAACAAATCATTAACAACCTAGTTGTTCTGAAAAACATTCTTGAGTTCTGTTTGGGTTCTAACTCCTTGAAGCATTTACTAGGAAGTAGATACGTTGCTGGTGGCCAGGCCCTTACTCAAAGAGATAATACTTTAACATGGGCTATAAAAGCGAGGAGACTGTTCTATGCGCTTATAGTCTGGGCTTAATGATTAATAGCACCCTGTTTTACTCTCTAGAGTCACAGTTCACCTGATAAACTTATTGACCAAATTACATTGGTTGCTCCCTACCTTCAAAGCCTCACATGGTGTCCTCCGTTCCTTAATCCCCTCCAgtccactccatccctcccaagCACCACGGACTCTCCAGCCAGACTTTGCGTGCTGTTCTGGATTCCGCCTTCTTCACGCAAACCCCCACTCATCCTACAGATGCAGCTCGTGTTCCTTCCTCTGGGAGGCGTCTGTAAGGTATCGCCGTGTCCATTACAGCTCTCAGGACACCCCATTCACCACTTCCTTCCCTTAGTGCATATCAGGCCCAGGTTTTCTATACGTTTGGTAACTTCTGCCGCCACTAGGCTGGAAGCCCCTTGAAGGCAGAGATGGTGACCATTTGTGAATCCTGAGCTTGGCACAGTATGTGGCATAGAGAGGGACTTAATAAGTAGTTAATGAATGTGGTAGATACAGGACAAAACACCAATCATATTCTAACCATTAGAAAGGATCCCAGGAGGGGCGGCTGAGTGGTGCAGTCATTTAAGAGcccgacccttgatttcggctcaggttgtgatctcagggttgtgaggtcaagccccacctcgagccccacatcaggctccacactcagcatggagtctgcttaagactctctctccctctgctcctcccccaccccgcatGCGCTCTTggtctcactctctcaaataaataaatctttaaaaaaataaaaagaaagaaaagaaaggatccCAGGAGACATAAAGGACACAGTAATGGGGGAAATGCAAGAATCTGGGAGTTAGGAGAAGAGAGCTCGTGCCTAATGCTTTAGTGTTCCCTAAGTCTCCATCTCTAACTCGATAACCGTTAACTACTGTCTCAAGGGATAACTGTTCTGACAACACAGACTGGCCACCTTAACCTTGTTTTAATTAGTTCCAAACTCTTATTATTCTTCCATCACAATCTTAAACATTACAGGAACACATTGACTAATTTATAAGGCTACGCACAACTCCAAGCAGGCCTGAACCACACAGAGAATTTAAGATGCAAGACTTCTGAAAGGGTCAGAGAAATTTTGCCTCTAAGTTTCTTGAGGTTCTTTTAAGAATGGGGCCCTTTGTTTCCCGTACTATTGCAAAATAAATTAGCAAGAAGCTCTGCTGGCTGAGTACCTACTTCATTGAGGTCTGCAGTAATGCTATACAACCCAGCATCAAGCGATTCAATGAAGGTATGTTCCCATAGAAAAAGGGACTTGAGTTTAAACTAAAAAGGACACGTGGTAGCTGATTCATTTATGACTAACTACAAGAAGTCAATTACATTATTAGTGATTCAAGCAAACGTTGCATCAGCTTACACCCCAAGAAACTCAAACCCAGACTGATAACTTAAGAGGCTGCTTTTCGTTGCAGTAAAGGAAGTACTCACACCACTCTAGATTAAGAagagattgagaaccactgagttctgtttgaaaaccactgtttgaAACAAAAGCATGGCCAAATACCAATGGCTTGAAGGACTGCAAACCCTGGGAAAAGTCAACTTTATACAGCAAACAGACGCGAGGATTAAACCAGATAAAGCACACAAACGTGCACCACACGGAGCTGCCTGGCTACACACACTTGGTGGTTCCATCTCTCAGCTGTAAGGTGTTCAATACAGACAGAGGGCTGAAGGGATGCCTTCTTTTGTGCCCTTTACTGAGAAAACAGCCCACACTGAAAAGCACTATGTTAAGGACCCAGCTCAGGAAAGTCTGCGAAATAAATGGACATGCCTGGGTTGTCTGTAGTTCCCCTTTAAAAAGGGGTCCATTTTCCTTCCCATGGTATTTCAAAAACACAAGTACATTTCTTACAGCCATTGGCTAAAGCGGACTTAAAAGAAACTAAACAATCTCAGTGACGTCAAATCTTcaagaaaccaagaaaacaatCTGCTTAATTTGCCTCCATGAGATAGACCATTCAACTTCCAAGAATCCAACCATTCTTTGCTAGATGCTTTCATGTGTAACAGACTTATTTGTATCCCATCTCACATATGGAGTGGTGGGCTCAGGCTAAGCAAATTGTGCAAAGTCCCACACTGGTAGCTGGTACAGGCCTGCATTCCAGCTCATTCTTCAGAGTCCAAGACTAGTGTTCTTTATACTAGGTCCTAAATGCCTCCTGAAGAAAGAAGCCTCCTTTTAAGACAGTTCTATGCCTTGTGAGCATGGACAGCAACAGGGCTTCAAGGCTAAAAATGACCAAAGATGGCTAGCTAGcaaggaaaaattaaaacccGCATGTTCCAAACACTGTGAAACACCGTGAATAAACCATACTTCTCAACACAACAACAGTTAAGAGCTCGGGTTCTGGGGCCAAAAGGGCCCAAGTTCAAATTATGAATGAGCTATTTACTAGCCGTTTGACTCtggggcaaattatttaaactcCTTAAGCCTCAGCTTCCCATCTACAacatgaagattaaaaaatactgaCCTACCTATCTGCCAACCTCACCCAGTTGTTGGGAGGTCAAATGAGAAATGTATGTTGGTAACTTGAAGGCTCACAAGTgtaatttataggaaatacaatTCCATTTAGTCTATTGACTCAAGGGGACAATACTGCCATAAATCAAGACTAGAAGATGTATCCAATCCTGTTTATAGTGCGATTGTCAAACCTTGTCATCTTAGGTTTATGCCCACTTACAGAATCTTCTCAAATAAAGTCCAATTTGCAGTCATCTTTCCTTCCTACAAATTTAGAGATTGCTCAGAACCAGAGAGAAAAGATACAAGAGACTTCTGGCTAACCCATAACTCCTAAAGCTAATTTAATCACTGATGGGCGACTACGTTAACTCCGTTCTTTTACCACCATGCATGCAAATAAAGGAAATGTTACAAGAGccctaacatttaaaaagaaaatttctaaaaacataaaatgtggatTCTGACACATAGCAGTACCTAGTTTAATATGTAGGAGCACACAGACTTTGAATTGATAGGACACTTAACTTGGGGTTTCTGCTGGCTGTAAAAGAGGtcttaattttacaaataaggaccTAAGCAGATAAGCAAAAATTAGACAAGATAACCCTCTTTGAAATGCTACAACGGCTTCTTATTTGAAGACTTATCACTTAAAGTAATAATCACAAGTTATTAAGAGAGCACTCATCTGCTTTAGTGATAATCTAGAGAAACAGTCTCTAAACATTTTTGATCAGTGTACCCCTATCAACAGAATACATCCCCAATCTAtgtgtatttgtttataaaatataccatgtgcttgtacacacacacacgtgcaaaaATACTTTAAGAGAATGACATAAAGGTACTCTGGAGATCACCTATCTAGAGAATTATTAAAACTAAATGTACCCAGAGATGACCATGTCTTCTGTTAGGATTTGAAACAATAATTAGTTTGATGTGATAGTCTCCAAATACAGGAATGCAGTAAACTCCACTGTTGTTTCCTGCCTGGTGGTCTCTATCGTGATGTTAGGAGTCTGGCCGACACTTAATCACCCCTCTGTCTTCAGGAGTGGGGTCACAAATGGCCTTCACAACTTAAAGGTACAAGGAAAGAGGCTAATAATCAAGGAGTTTATAacagcttaaaaaatattttccctttataaaatacagagacaaagacattaagcattatatttgaatttctttaaaaatgcctttaGGAGCATGGTTTCTTTTTGCTTCCCATCCATTCCTCCCCCAAGCCCAGTTTCCACTTAGCATGGGCCATAAACCTTACTACCACTTTGACCTGCATGTTCACAAACAGTGCAGACTTTGTCCCAGATTCATGAATTACAGAATCCTTACAATAATAGTATTTCTTTTCCCAAACTCTCTGGCAAACGACTCTGCTGCACAAACCTCTCGAAACGACTCTGCTGCACAAACCTCTCGATATtcaacattaaaatgataaatgatcaTGAAAAGGCTCCTATAAGAGTCAGAAGCTGAACTCCAAAATATTCCTTGTGAGATTATTCAACTGCGAAATGACAGAAAACACTTACAAAAATTGAAAATCCTTAACTGGAAATTAAATGGGAAGCCTTATCACTTTTCTATCGTTTGACACATTGAACAATACCAAAAGAAATTAGTTAGCTAAGGTAAAACTGCGGTCAAAAGACTGGTCCACAAGTTAACTGTTGAGGAAATGGTGTCAGTCCTCACTCTTGATACAACCCAAGGCTTACTTGCTTCGGGAGCACCGTAAAGCTACATAATGTAACATCTGGTTTAATGTTTCTTCACTTTATGCttttctcagaaaaaataaatatatatatatatatctcaagatTTATAGAAATAGCCAGAAACTATAACTCATCACATATAAATTCCTCTGGCCTATCTGCATTAATATAAATGACTTCAGGACTCAGTTAAGCAGCTTAGTTTGGTTAGTAGTACAAACTATTTTACTACAAAAGTTTTTCATACTGTTATGTTCCAGACATGAAAAATAAAGGATTACCGTATTTTAGCAGAAGCCATGTACAAAAGTTCAGGTGCAGACTGAAATGGGACTGAACAATCGGAAGTCCCTATGCCTTCAGATAAAGAAGAGATCTATTGTTTCAGACAATCCGAAACAAAACTATTGGTAAATTCTCCCCACAGCTTATCAATAACATCTTATCACATTAGCTGAAACAGGGGTGCAAAGGGGAGAGGAATGATCTTTAAACTTTAATATACAGTATACTGTTTTAACCTTTAGTTATTAAACACCAGAATAGTCAGGAATACTGCTTCCTTTTAACAGGAAGGCCAATTCCAAGATCTGTAATCCCTAGACAAAACAAAATTCCTTGCAACTGGTAACAGTGACTTGAGGAAATCATTTGTGCAACTGTACCAGAAAGCCATTTTCTAGTGGCCTTTGCAGTCTATTAATGTAGAAATATTGTCAACGAAGGGTACGGACAGACAAGGGACTCCCGTTCCAGACTGAAGAGGAAGACAGCCACATTATCCTGCATGAACTAGGGGAAGCCTTGCTTCAGCATTATGGAGCAAGACAGTACTTACATTTGGAGAAAAGGAAGTAATGTTAAAACTACCcattaaaattcagaaagtaaCATCCCTAAACATATTGCCAATAATTATGAACTCTTGGTGCCAATTGCAATTAATGATTTTGAAAGCAGTCATCCTCTCTTGAAAGGATTTCTGAGAAACTATCTTTTCGCTCAGGCAGTATAAAAGCCTTTTCAATGATCACTATTGCATTTCTTAAAAGCACACAGAAATGCCGACATGTGCAGGTCTGGCACACACCTGCGTGTGCATTCAGCAGACACACAAATGTTTCCAACAAAATAGCTACGCGAAACACTCCCCGGAAGCAATGAATGAGACATCGCAAACAAACAGCTACTGTACTGTAGACAATTGTCTGGGGAATATAAGGTTAAGGTCACAGCAAACAGCCAGATGCTAGGTCTCAGGGATGCTTGCAAGCCTTTTTAAAGAGGAACTTAACAGCTCTTTACATGCCAGACCTCACCTAAActctaaaatgaaatatttattaagtgttcTTCCTACCGCATTTCTTTTTAAGCACCTAAAAGTCAGATGTCAAAATCTTCAAAACTTATTTTCCATCTGAGAATAGGTTCTATGACACAAGTTTTAGGTACTAGAATATATTCAACTCTCTGGATACTTTGCCTTTGATTCCAAGGATTTAGTATGCAGAACTTTATCCATCACCTGGCTTCAAAGGAGTTACCAGATGCGATGCAGTTGGCAAACAACAGTCATCAGAACTGGCGTGAGACCGGGGTAGACTCTACTACCAGTTGTTTTACTGCACATTCAAATCTGAAAAACTGGGAGACTTTCTCAAAGaacacactgaaaaataaaaccataataatTGGCAAGGGGGTTCCATGTGCTGTGGTTATTATAATGCAAATGCCCAAGAATGGCCTATAAAGTACACACACATAGCCTGTATTCTAAATTCCCTCGTATTCAGCTGTATATTCCTGTGTAGTCTACAAAATCAGTCATTAATAAATCCCCAAATTTGGCTCTACTGATTTCAAGTAATTGATTTCAAGTAACctaaattgtgaaatatttcgAGTGTACATGTTTACATAAGTAGCTCCCAAAAAAGCCACTCTATGGTAAGTCACTTAACTGTGTAGAGAAAAACTCAAAATTCCCCACTTTCAATTTCCACTGAAGAACCATGTTATCCTCTACAACCAAAGAATTACCAACAAGTTTTTATCATATGCGGTAGTGATCTACACTCCAGCACTCAATGTTTCATTTAGGTTCTTAGAATTTATCCGAAACAGAAATCTGAAAATGAGGAATCAAAAACTCACATTTCaacttttgagaataaaaattcataaacatACCTTTTGTTGAATTCCAGCTTAAGTGATTTTTATGTAAATCTTGCAGCTGATGAAAAGCAAAAAGCAACCAATCCCTGCAGTGATTATTAGTCTGTTCTTTAAGACTATGGGTCATCTGCCCCAGGATTTTCTAATTGAACAAGAATTCCATGGGGCAAAGTAATTGTTTCTCAAAGGTGGGCCAGAATGGACCCAATGATCTTCACTTCAACGGGGAAGCAATGACATGCAAATTCTGAGTATCACTTTGTTTGGTAGATGTTACCTTTGTCTCTTATCCTCATTTCATGAGATTAGCCTGGGAATGTGTCCATGTTTTGACTTtagagatcaaaaaaaaaaaaaaagttaccctgTGTTTCCTCTAATACCTAAATATGTATACACAGATCATCTTCACTCCTAGCAAATGTTTTTCAGCATGACCAGTGTGCAACTGACATTCACATAGCTTATAGAACCTAAGTCTTCTGAGAAACGTATCTTTTATAGCTGAACCTCTATAATCATGACAAGAGATTGATTAAAATGCCAAGATAAGAAACAATTTAttatagagagaagaaaaatttctcatccaaaatatagaaatctGTACAACTTTGCCACAATCAATATACATGAACTGTACAAATTTACACCAGTTCATAATTTACCAAATAAAAGATGACTAACAAAGTTCACAAAATAGATGGTGGTTTGTGGAAAAGACTTTTACCCAATTAAGTACAAGGAAAGTTACAAACCAGACCTCcactttctaaaaataagaaGTTTACTCAGTCTTAGAAAACTACAAGCTAGCAAATGTACAGAGAGCTGGCTGGTGCTAACACCACAGTTGAGACAGTGTCTTTTTAAGggtctttttttaaagcctgttgCCATGGCAGATTCTGGTCACTTGCTACTCTCAAGGCCAAAAACACAATACAAGGTCTGACCATTTCCCCAGGTCATGCTTACTAGGTTTGTCTTATgtacatttatacatatttaagtgCTAGGTAAAAGTCTTGTCAAAATTTCCAGTACTACCATGTTTAAAATGTTGAGCTTTCCTATTGAGCTGCCAAAAAAGTTAACAATTTTCAAGTGTAATAGTGCAAATTTCCTCTGCAAGATCTACTGCAGAGAAAGGTTCTTTGAAATACAGATTTGCCTTAAAGGGGTTGATGGAAAAAATTTAGGTATAACATCTGGGAGAAACTGAAACCACCCTAGGACTTCACTCCCTAGCAAATAAAGTGATCATTTACTTGGACTCACAGGCTATTAAATCATTGAAAGGTACTGTCCAAACTATGGCactgtcactttaaaaaaaattttttttttaccattctaTCTTGTGCCAGATCTTCACAGCTGTGACATGGTTTAAATTCCATAATCCATCCCCAAGAGGAGCCCACCCAAAGCAAAAATCAAATTTATCCATCCATTATAAGATAATCCATCCACAGACTATATCTTAACCTGATACAGTCATCATATTGTAGTTTTTGGAAGGGCTGGTTCTGCCCAAGAGAAGTTCCTCCTTACAGCTGATTCTGCTGTCTACCATTTGCACGTTGGTGCTGTTTTGAGTGCTACCTCCTGCTGGTGAGGCTTCATACAGCACGCAGATGGAGCCATCCTCTCCGATTCTGTAGGACACTTCGTAGGGGTCAACCCAGAGTGTGAGTTCACTTGGGAGAAGCCTGAACAGCTCCTGACTGCTCAGTCCAATCCGCTGTGCTGCCTGTCCAATCAGAGGATCCATTTTATGGTTGATGCGAATACAACGGTAACCTGATCCCTTGCACGGCTTTTCTGGGAACCAGTGATGTTTATAATgttctataggaaaaaaaaaaaaaaaaaaaagaacagagaaacaatGCTTTAGATCGTTACTGTTAGGTCCCGCTGTAGCTTCCTTCTTCCGCTGGCTCCTTTGAGAAGTGAAAAATTTAAactatcaacttttaaaaatgcccaGCATCGCTCTCGCTGCTGTGCGTGTGCGGGGCTGGGGAAAGAGCGGGCAAGGCTTTAGAAATAACACAGTAGCATGGGACAAAACAATCTCCAGGAACCAACCGGTCGAGCCGCCAAAACAGGAATCGGGCGCGCGGCCTCGGCTGGCCGGGCAGCCGGCTGGCACCGGCGGCCAGGCGGGAACCTGTTTActttctccaccccaccccagccgcAGACAATGGGGTTTATGGCTTTGGAGGAGAAGCGCCACCGGACTGTTAACCCcgaagggaagaaaaacaagcaaCCCTAAACCACGCTCTGGGCAGGGCCGTAACTGAACCGGTGACAAATGCGATGATTAATGGTCAGAGGCAGGAGGCGCGGGGAGACAGCACGTCCGTCCCGGGCTGGCCCCGGGGCAGCGGCGCGGTTTCCCACCCCCGGGCCGGGCCGCCGAGCCCACAACGGTtggagggagttgggggagggggcgtcgAACCAACCCCAGCCCCGCAGTTCCTTTGTCCCCAAATCCGCGGACGGTCCGAGGACCGCGGCTCCCGCCTCAGTGGCTGTAGTTTCTTTGTTGTGCgcctgtttccttctcccctCGGTGGGCCAgccgtggggggagggggcgccctcGGCCCAGCCCCCAAACCCTCGCCGGGACCCGCCGTTAGCGGCCACCTAGCGCGCCAGCCCGGGTCCCGCGGCGGGACCCGAGCGCTGCCCGCCCGGGGCAGAGCCGCGGGTCCCGCGGCCCCGACGGCTCGGCCCGCCTCCCCGCCCGGGGTGTGCGGTCCACGTCCGCCCGGCACCCCTCGCACTCCCGCCGCGGCCGGCTCACCTGCCAGCAGCTCCTGCAGGCTCTGGCTGAAGGTCTGCAGCTGTCGCTCGCTCGTGAGCCCCTTGGTGCGGAGGAACTTGGAGATGAAGGACACGGCAGCGGCGATCTCGCCTATCATGGTGGCGGCCCGGGTGTAGAAGGGATGCatgggggcggcgggcgggggcggcccGGGGCGGCCGGGGCTCGGCGGCGCGGCCCCGACGGCGGAGCGGCCACCCCGGGCTCCCTCGCAGGTCAGAGGGCTGAGAAGAAGAGAGGGCGGGAGGGGCGGacagctactttttttttctcctttatagtaaaaaagttattttcacgACAGGAAGCGGCAGGCGAGAGGAAGAGACGAGCGACGGCAGCCTGGTCACATCGCTCGGACTTCCCCAGCCGCCTCCGCGTCCAGCTCCCCAGCCTCCGAAGCTCCCAACAGTGGCATTTCCAGCTCGGAGGGGCGAAGACACACAGGCGCCGTGCAGTAGCTTTTATAGCGCCGCGGAAAGGAAGTGGCGTAGCTGGAGTATGACGGCCGACTGCAGCCAATCCGGAGATCGCACCATTGTGACGCAGCAGATTCGGAGCCGGAGGGGGCGGGAAAAGGGAGCAGGGGGCGGATGCAGAGAccgggaagagagggaggagctgACGTAATCCGCTTGTAAACAAATAAACTCCCGAGCGGCGGCCGGAGACCGGCGGGCTGTGGCCAGGGGACCGAGCCGAGCGAGGGTGCGCGTGTGAAAGCCCCGCCCCAGCCCTAGCTCCTCCTTCCCGCTTCCGCAACTCCGGGCCCAGCGCCAGGGCATCCTCTGCGAAAGTGCGCTGCCTGGGCTTGCTGGCCGGGAGGCTCAGTGCTGGGCAGTAAAAGCCGCTTTGCTTAGGCTGTCCGCGCGCGCGGATCCCGTCCCCGCTCCGGTCTAAGAGGCTGGATCACCAAGCTGGAGGCCTGTGCGGGGCAGCGCGGTTCGGGTCCCCGTGCCAAAGGTGCGGGGACGCTCAGCGGGGGTGCGGAGAAAGTGGAGCCCGCGGACCTTTGCGGGTCTTTCTGCAACCCCAGGGAGTCGGGGTCTCGTAGTAGAAGCGCTGCCAACTCCAGGGAGCCGATCCTGCTCCACCcttggggaggagtggggggatgtCTTTGTAAAGTttaattgcaaaataaataaaaggttagTAAGCCTTTTATGGTTGCTGTTTCAGTAACTTCTGGAGGTAAACGAGGAGTGGAGACCTTACAGAATCCAACTTAGTGCTGATAAATGTAGTAACGCGGATTCTGTAAAGTTTAAGCTctagggggttggggagggggaggggagttgCATAATGCGTTTTACACCGTGTCTACGCTAaccagagattcttttttttagagtCCAAATAACTGTCGGGCCCTTAGAGTTCTGCTGCTCattataaaaacagaagaaaataaagattaaatttgAAGCTTGTGAAAGTATTAGTCGTAGACGTTTGAGTTTACTGGAAACCCTACttgcaaaactagaaaaaaaaagtgacggTTGTACTATGGCTTGAGCCTGCTAAAACGATTAAGCCTAAGAGAGGGTTAACCCTAACTCCattaaggaggagaaaaaaaaaaaagatggtgagtGGGGCAGATGGAGAAAGCAAAGAAGAGGCAGAAGTTGAACTCTACCAGATGGAAATAAATATCCTGAGTTTTGTTGGTCATCAATATTGCAAAACACACCACtttgagttgtgtgtgtgtgtgtgtgtttttaaaatactgagccGAAGGGTATAGAAATGAAGCAAAAGTAGGACGTTataaagcagagggagaaaacgttttattgtttaaatgaaatatttaaaactgggtttgaaagaacaacttatagattatttttttcattcatatgCAATAATTAGTTACATGTGACCTAAGTTAAATACTTTAAAGATGGTATTGTTAAAAGCATTGACTGTTGtgaatgtcttaattttctttggatgagtgcatcaaaaataatggtaaataagGTACgttttttccttttaggactTTTCAGATAGAACTGTGCTTTAAAATAGGCGTCATGGTAATTCACTGAGGACATGAAACCTCTTTTACTACTCAAAAAGGAGACAGGGAAACAGAAGTAAATTCTTAAAATCACGATAGTCCTAGCACAAGATCTCCTGATATCCCTCCTAACTCCACCCACCCTTAATCTGCTCCGTTCATTTCCTTCACGTTATCAGTCATTTGAGCATTAGATGAGAAATCAAATGAAGGTTTTTCTCCTCCAAGCCTGGTCTCCAACTTGGACTCCTGATAATTCTGAGCTTCATTTGACTCCTCTGAAATTCAAACGATTTATGAAGTTAACAAAATGCTAGCATTTGAACTCAGACTTGTTTCCCAAGGGCACATTCTCTCCACTTTTAACTGCCTTCCCAGGCAGTGGCTGGACCCCTtctgaaagctttttaaaatcagttgaaTAGGGTTACCAGAAAGTTAAACTCACCCCCACACTGTTTTTTATCATATGTGTATGTTTCCCTCCTTAAATCATTCTTTGAAGTGACAAGTGGATTTAAGAAATTACTCTTCTACCTGGGGAGTCTAGGGAGAACTCAGAGAAAGAACTGGAAATAAATATTGGTCCTAAATGCAAGCTTTAGATAGTGCACAATGTTAATTACTAACAGTTTCAATTCTGGACATACATATGTTTAATAGTATTTTTCCAGAGGTTTAGTCAGGTTCTTCCCATCTATAAAGCAAGCTGGTGTTTCTCAACAGCTTTTGAATTATAAAGGCACTTTCTCATTTTGCTGTTAGGTTAAACTATAGGGCAGTCTCAACTACAGTTGACCCGTGAAAAACGCAGGTATTAGGGGC from Halichoerus grypus chromosome 6, mHalGry1.hap1.1, whole genome shotgun sequence harbors:
- the BTG1 gene encoding protein BTG1 encodes the protein MHPFYTRAATMIGEIAAAVSFISKFLRTKGLTSERQLQTFSQSLQELLAEHYKHHWFPEKPCKGSGYRCIRINHKMDPLIGQAAQRIGLSSQELFRLLPSELTLWVDPYEVSYRIGEDGSICVLYEASPAGGSTQNSTNVQMVDSRISCKEELLLGRTSPSKNYNMMTVSG